The following coding sequences are from one Paenibacillus tundrae window:
- a CDS encoding MFS transporter, with product MTTVYDQNRMLRNILFLLFALPGLAFASWVARTPAVRDQLNVSTSGMGMIIFALAIGSLTGLLTAGSVIIRKGARLVIIVSSIMIVCGFIAIGLGAEAKTLAIVMIGLFIFGAGFGAAEVGLNMEGSAVEKEMGKVLLPAFHGFFSVGTLAGAAIGVGAEAIELPILIHFLILALFISIALLSSFRYLPKATGKEIVPSLDNRGTAPKKPLKVWTEKRTLLIGIMVLGMAFAEGSANDWLPLIMVDGYGVNSLTSSIVYGIFVGAMTLGRFSGGWVLDRYGRVRVLMGCAISAICGLVLVIWGQHYLLASTGVFLWGLGASLGFPVGLSAAGDDPQGAAARVGAVATSGYIASLVGPPALGFLGEHFGLLNAMIAVLIGVMISGTLTRSARPLVPE from the coding sequence ATGACAACGGTATATGATCAGAATCGAATGCTACGAAACATCTTATTCTTATTGTTTGCACTACCCGGTCTAGCCTTTGCTTCATGGGTGGCAAGAACACCAGCCGTGCGGGATCAGTTGAATGTATCTACGTCGGGAATGGGTATGATCATTTTTGCTTTAGCGATAGGTTCACTTACAGGGTTACTTACTGCGGGATCGGTGATTATCCGAAAAGGCGCACGACTCGTTATTATCGTAAGTTCTATCATGATTGTATGTGGATTTATTGCTATAGGCCTAGGAGCAGAAGCGAAGACATTGGCCATTGTAATGATTGGACTATTCATATTTGGAGCTGGTTTTGGTGCTGCCGAGGTAGGATTAAATATGGAAGGCTCTGCGGTGGAAAAAGAAATGGGTAAAGTTCTCTTGCCTGCCTTTCATGGCTTCTTTAGTGTAGGTACACTGGCTGGAGCTGCTATTGGGGTTGGAGCAGAGGCGATAGAGCTTCCTATTCTGATTCATTTTTTAATCTTAGCTCTGTTCATTTCAATAGCGCTATTGAGCTCTTTCCGCTATCTTCCGAAGGCAACAGGTAAAGAAATTGTCCCAAGTCTTGATAATAGGGGAACTGCGCCCAAGAAGCCGCTAAAAGTTTGGACGGAAAAACGAACCTTATTAATAGGTATTATGGTTTTAGGTATGGCGTTTGCTGAAGGATCGGCAAATGACTGGTTACCGTTAATTATGGTGGATGGATATGGTGTTAACTCATTAACGAGCTCAATTGTCTACGGCATTTTTGTAGGAGCCATGACTCTTGGGCGATTCTCGGGTGGCTGGGTATTAGATCGGTATGGAAGAGTTCGTGTCTTAATGGGGTGTGCGATCTCAGCGATCTGCGGCTTGGTTCTTGTGATATGGGGTCAACATTACCTACTTGCATCTACTGGAGTCTTTCTATGGGGGCTTGGTGCTTCCTTAGGTTTCCCCGTTGGTTTGTCCGCAGCCGGTGATGATCCACAGGGGGCAGCAGCTAGAGTCGGTGCAGTTGCCACCTCCGGTTACATTGCATCATTGGTAGGACCGCCTGCTTTAGGTTTTTTGGGAGAGCATTTTGGATTGCTGAATGCCATGAT
- a CDS encoding DUF5605 domain-containing protein → MTAEEDNRYLQYAIARLAAYRNIWWSMANEYDFMSEKAMSDWDRLISLAAEEDPYAHLLSIHNGTAMYIPESIVMYDHTRPEITHCSIQHWDVTLVASWRAQYGKPVIVDECGYEGNLQQRWGNLSAEEMTHRIWESFARGGYASHGETFLHPEDEIWWAKGGTLYGRSHEHIRFLRQVAEHMPTDTMPIPLRDVPVMGVEGEYYLHYYGQHQPGYREVDLPEEQEFVAEWIDTQEMEITRLVETYRGKSRIPLPSRPYFALRLSAVQPVVE, encoded by the coding sequence ATGACTGCCGAGGAAGATAATCGTTATCTTCAATACGCAATTGCACGGTTGGCGGCTTACCGGAATATCTGGTGGTCGATGGCGAATGAATATGATTTTATGAGTGAAAAAGCGATGTCAGATTGGGATAGGTTGATTAGTCTCGCTGCAGAGGAAGATCCGTATGCACATCTGTTATCCATCCATAACGGTACAGCCATGTATATCCCAGAAAGTATAGTTATGTATGATCATACTCGTCCGGAAATTACACATTGCAGCATTCAGCACTGGGACGTCACGTTAGTCGCTTCATGGAGAGCTCAATATGGGAAACCTGTGATCGTCGATGAATGTGGATACGAAGGGAACCTGCAGCAGCGATGGGGCAATCTTAGCGCGGAAGAAATGACACACCGGATATGGGAAAGCTTTGCACGAGGTGGTTATGCCAGTCATGGTGAGACTTTCTTGCATCCAGAAGATGAGATCTGGTGGGCCAAAGGCGGAACGTTATACGGACGAAGTCATGAACATATCCGCTTTCTTCGTCAAGTGGCGGAGCACATGCCAACTGACACTATGCCCATTCCGCTCCGCGACGTACCAGTAATGGGGGTAGAGGGTGAATATTACTTACATTATTATGGTCAACACCAGCCAGGATACCGAGAAGTAGACCTACCGGAAGAGCAAGAATTTGTTGCTGAATGGATCGACACGCAGGAGATGGAGATTACAAGGCTGGTGGAGACGTATCGAGGAAAGAGCCGGATTCCTTTGCCCAGTCGACCTTACTTTGCGTTGCGCTTAAGTGCTGTTCAACCAGTTGTAGAGTAG
- a CDS encoding DUF5060 domain-containing protein, which produces MENAMFHEPVPQWARFELQLPGSTEGNPYLDTDWTVIFRHDKTEQKVSGFYAGNGEYVVRFMPSDIGDWTYETFSNLPELNGLHGSFTCIPAAASVHGLVRTLDEIRFAYADGTPFYPFGTTAYAWIYQSEALRTATLNTLAEGVFNKIRMCLFPKNYSFNAEEPAFFPFVGSSEKGFDYTRFNPVYWEHVENCIEALLELQIEADLILFHPYDKGTMGFRSYDCRGR; this is translated from the coding sequence ATGGAAAACGCGATGTTTCATGAACCTGTGCCCCAATGGGCACGGTTTGAACTTCAGTTGCCTGGCTCAACTGAAGGTAATCCTTATCTGGATACCGATTGGACGGTCATTTTTCGTCATGACAAGACGGAACAGAAGGTTTCCGGTTTTTATGCCGGAAACGGGGAGTATGTGGTCAGATTTATGCCATCTGACATTGGGGACTGGACTTATGAGACGTTTAGTAATCTTCCCGAGTTGAATGGGTTGCACGGAAGTTTTACATGTATACCGGCAGCAGCTTCGGTTCATGGACTGGTCAGAACCCTGGATGAAATTCGTTTTGCTTATGCGGATGGCACACCATTCTATCCGTTTGGTACAACTGCTTATGCATGGATATATCAATCGGAGGCATTACGTACGGCAACGCTGAACACTCTTGCCGAAGGGGTATTTAATAAAATTCGCATGTGCTTATTTCCGAAAAATTACTCATTTAACGCGGAGGAACCTGCATTTTTTCCTTTTGTCGGTTCTTCTGAAAAGGGCTTTGATTATACTCGCTTCAACCCCGTTTACTGGGAGCATGTTGAGAACTGTATCGAAGCATTGCTTGAGCTGCAGATTGAAGCGGATCTGATTTTGTTTCACCCATACGATAAAGGGACGATGGGGTTTCGATCGTATGACTGCCGAGGAAGATAA
- a CDS encoding NmrA family NAD(P)-binding protein: MGKILITGATSNLGSRTLELLLTKVPFNQVAVLVRNTESEQIKRYVKEGVEAHQGDYLDYNSLLQAFNGVEKVMLISAPAFTDRNTQHFNVIAAAKQAGVKQVLFTSIIRKENSNLIIPEVTISDIFAEQALKASGLAYTILRNPPYLEVMHSYYGDPLKVGVKVPEGLGKVAAASLDDLAAANVAILTQNGHENKSYTLSGSEGSSFADIAEALSEIHGIHIPYEAISETEYSDTMVANGLPVPMTDFLLGWVRAINTGEFSETSGDLERLIGQKPMTYKDFLKNKFPYSKVEN; the protein is encoded by the coding sequence ATGGGAAAAATTCTTATTACTGGGGCAACAAGTAATCTCGGCAGCAGGACACTAGAGCTTCTTCTTACTAAAGTGCCATTCAATCAGGTCGCTGTATTGGTACGTAATACCGAGTCCGAACAAATCAAAAGGTATGTCAAAGAAGGTGTAGAAGCTCATCAGGGTGATTATTTGGATTATAACTCCCTTCTGCAAGCGTTTAATGGTGTTGAAAAAGTGATGCTGATTTCCGCGCCAGCATTTACTGACCGCAATACACAACATTTCAATGTCATCGCAGCTGCCAAACAGGCTGGTGTGAAACAAGTACTCTTCACGTCGATCATACGAAAAGAAAATTCAAATCTTATCATTCCTGAAGTCACGATATCAGATATATTTGCAGAACAAGCGCTTAAAGCATCCGGATTAGCCTATACGATTCTACGGAATCCACCGTATCTTGAAGTCATGCATTCGTATTATGGAGATCCACTTAAAGTCGGCGTAAAAGTACCAGAGGGGTTGGGTAAAGTAGCCGCTGCATCTCTGGATGATTTGGCTGCAGCCAACGTAGCTATTCTCACTCAGAACGGTCATGAAAATAAATCATATACGCTAAGTGGCAGCGAAGGAAGCTCATTTGCGGACATTGCTGAAGCACTCTCTGAGATTCATGGGATACACATCCCTTATGAAGCAATTAGCGAAACAGAATATTCAGACACGATGGTAGCGAATGGATTACCTGTTCCTATGACCGACTTCTTATTAGGTTGGGTGCGAGCGATCAACACTGGGGAATTCTCGGAGACATCTGGGGATCTTGAACGTCTAATTGGCCAAAAACCAATGACATATAAGGATTTCTTGAAAAATAAATTTCCGTATTCTAAAGTAGAAAATTAA
- a CDS encoding NUDIX hydrolase, with the protein MAFPTHIVSAGGIVEDGDGNILLVKAHDDGWVYPGGITEVGENLIDGVIREIKEESGIEATVSHLISVVSNTAIHKWYDGVTDVPTKVMFDFVCKATGGTLTTSDETSECRWVPKENVLDLITLPGIRMRYEAYLNFNGSVSYMEYVTSSMTEFNVKLQRNV; encoded by the coding sequence ATGGCTTTCCCGACACATATCGTATCAGCAGGTGGAATTGTAGAAGATGGAGATGGAAATATCCTTTTAGTAAAAGCCCACGACGATGGTTGGGTGTATCCTGGAGGTATAACTGAAGTTGGAGAAAATCTGATTGATGGAGTCATTCGTGAAATCAAAGAGGAAAGTGGAATTGAAGCCACGGTCAGTCATTTAATTAGTGTTGTGTCGAATACAGCAATCCATAAGTGGTATGACGGTGTGACTGATGTTCCTACGAAGGTCATGTTTGATTTCGTCTGTAAAGCTACAGGTGGAACGTTAACTACGTCTGATGAAACGAGCGAATGTAGATGGGTTCCAAAGGAAAATGTGCTGGACTTGATTACTTTACCAGGAATCCGTATGCGTTATGAAGCCTATCTAAACTTTAACGGGTCTGTGAGTTATATGGAGTATGTCACTTCGTCAATGACAGAATTTAATGTGAAGCTTCAACGGAATGTTTAA
- a CDS encoding oxidoreductase — MTSNQNYNITPQKPLSSGFDKHSTAKDILQGIDLSNKICIVTGGYSGIGLETTRALAEAGATVVVPARSMDKARAALSNIPRVELAELDLIDPESIDTFAERFLSSGRQIDILINNAGIMVPPLTRDSRGYESQFATNHLGHFQLTARLWPALIKAGNARVVSVSSSGIVLGGVEFDDPNYEQHPYDKWKAYGQSKSANALFAVSLDRLGYSHGIRAFSVHPGAIYTDLSRFLSEEELGGLDFGNDLKTEAQGAATSVWCATSSILNDMGGVYCLDVGIAQVVSTPEEMPGVLPWAIDPEAADRLWKLSEQLTGVKFGE, encoded by the coding sequence ATGACATCAAACCAAAATTACAATATCACTCCGCAGAAGCCCCTTTCTAGTGGCTTCGATAAACATTCAACGGCCAAAGATATACTGCAAGGAATCGACCTCAGCAATAAAATTTGCATCGTGACTGGCGGATACTCGGGAATCGGACTTGAGACCACTCGTGCGTTAGCGGAAGCCGGTGCAACAGTCGTAGTACCCGCTCGTTCTATGGACAAAGCACGCGCTGCTTTATCGAATATTCCACGCGTGGAATTGGCAGAGCTTGACCTAATTGATCCGGAGTCTATTGACACGTTTGCAGAGCGCTTCCTGTCTTCAGGACGCCAGATTGATATTCTGATTAACAATGCGGGGATCATGGTTCCTCCATTAACTAGGGATTCCCGTGGATACGAATCTCAATTTGCCACAAACCATCTGGGACATTTCCAGTTAACAGCACGCTTATGGCCAGCATTGATAAAAGCAGGTAACGCTAGAGTCGTATCTGTATCCTCTTCAGGAATCGTATTGGGTGGCGTGGAGTTCGATGATCCGAACTATGAGCAACATCCCTATGATAAGTGGAAAGCTTACGGACAATCCAAATCAGCCAATGCTCTCTTTGCAGTTTCATTAGACCGATTAGGTTATAGTCACGGTATCCGTGCGTTCTCAGTCCATCCTGGCGCAATCTATACAGATCTGTCCCGATTCTTGTCAGAAGAAGAGCTCGGAGGATTGGATTTTGGAAATGATCTCAAAACAGAAGCTCAAGGTGCAGCGACAAGTGTGTGGTGTGCAACCAGCTCTATTCTGAATGATATGGGCGGAGTATACTGCTTGGATGTGGGTATTGCTCAAGTGGTGTCTACACCAGAAGAAATGCCAGGTGTTTTGCCGTGGGCCATAGATCCTGAGGCTGCAGACCGACTGTGGAAACTTAGTGAGCAATTGACTGGCGTAAAGTTTGGCGAATAA
- a CDS encoding DUF3221 domain-containing protein, whose product MAKLVSGLTSVMVLILTIGCSSPNEQIQSDADIIGTIIEVREQDHQILIEQNNADDSASNLIWISQDQDSAIIVAGVAKTKFEKSFQNKKVEVWIKNLIAQSSPPQALADKVKID is encoded by the coding sequence ATGGCTAAATTAGTGAGTGGACTTACATCCGTTATGGTACTAATATTAACAATCGGCTGTAGTTCGCCTAACGAACAAATTCAATCTGATGCTGATATCATTGGTACAATTATAGAAGTCAGAGAGCAAGACCATCAAATATTAATTGAACAAAATAACGCAGATGACTCAGCATCAAACCTAATTTGGATTAGTCAAGATCAGGATAGTGCAATAATTGTCGCTGGCGTAGCTAAGACTAAGTTTGAGAAGTCATTTCAAAATAAAAAAGTTGAAGTATGGATTAAAAATCTAATAGCCCAATCATCACCCCCACAAGCTCTAGCTGATAAAGTTAAGATTGATTAA
- a CDS encoding helicase, whose protein sequence is MRIENEKSFNGERLKRTVEVGGLTITQLIQKLQQNTILMNELGKKLLADVKFRTSETKYSVKIVELTVGELGFPDGATTSRIFAKAIELDLELCPLELGPYLRLVYLDQPEGYSGKPVQQHRAPVGSVTIASEILTDDEDFPKGFYLRKMDGVLWLRGYCADHLHVWNPDDHFIFRQSDKTLKD, encoded by the coding sequence ATGCGTATTGAAAATGAAAAATCCTTCAATGGTGAAAGACTAAAGCGAACAGTAGAGGTTGGCGGACTTACGATAACGCAACTTATCCAGAAGTTACAGCAAAATACTATCTTAATGAATGAATTAGGAAAGAAGCTATTAGCTGATGTTAAATTTAGAACATCCGAAACGAAGTATAGTGTGAAGATCGTAGAACTAACCGTTGGAGAACTTGGTTTTCCAGATGGAGCTACTACGAGTCGAATCTTTGCGAAAGCGATTGAACTAGATTTGGAATTGTGTCCGTTAGAATTAGGACCTTACCTAAGACTAGTGTATCTGGATCAGCCTGAGGGTTATTCGGGAAAACCTGTGCAACAACATAGAGCTCCAGTGGGTTCCGTCACGATTGCATCGGAGATTCTAACTGATGACGAGGATTTTCCAAAAGGTTTCTATCTTAGAAAAATGGATGGCGTATTATGGCTACGTGGATACTGCGCTGATCATCTGCACGTCTGGAATCCTGATGATCATTTTATCTTTAGACAATCAGATAAGACATTGAAGGATTGA
- a CDS encoding copper amine oxidase N-terminal domain-containing protein, protein MNKKVLVTSVLSLFLLSSATSVFAHPGRTDSNGGHTCWTNCAKWGLEYGEYHYHNGGSSSSSSKSSGSSSSSSSSSSSKKTTPAKPKETKPQYTESSLKVYVNDKKVDFTNKPVQYQGSNLLPLRDIADALDATFTYDQDSATIGLTKDKFKVTLTMGSKTVFYNGKASTLSTAPKVINGVTYIPVQSIKGLGAILQLNGSKNTLNIEI, encoded by the coding sequence ATGAACAAAAAGGTACTTGTAACTTCCGTGTTATCTCTGTTTCTTCTATCCAGTGCAACAAGTGTGTTTGCTCATCCGGGGAGAACAGATTCTAATGGCGGTCATACGTGTTGGACAAATTGTGCCAAATGGGGATTAGAGTACGGAGAGTATCATTATCATAATGGTGGGAGTTCTTCTTCAAGTAGCAAGTCATCAGGTAGTTCGTCTTCATCATCTTCATCATCATCTTCCAAAAAAACAACCCCAGCAAAACCCAAAGAAACTAAACCACAATATACGGAATCTTCACTAAAAGTATATGTGAATGATAAAAAAGTAGATTTTACTAATAAACCTGTTCAATATCAAGGAAGTAACTTGCTTCCCTTACGAGACATTGCCGATGCATTAGATGCAACATTTACATACGATCAGGACAGTGCAACGATAGGTCTAACTAAAGATAAATTCAAGGTAACTCTGACCATGGGGAGTAAAACCGTATTTTACAACGGAAAGGCTTCTACATTAAGCACAGCTCCAAAAGTGATTAACGGGGTTACGTATATTCCAGTACAATCGATTAAAGGATTAGGCGCTATTCTGCAATTGAATGGTAGCAAAAACACATTAAATATTGAGATATAA
- a CDS encoding alpha/beta hydrolase family protein: MEIVILIVTLVVELAIAVYSIETKQSRSRIKSWTRIIMCIGFVMLILGGVVVWEYTWALFAGLLLLLAFKGIVTLLRKQVYIRPYKMFSTVWKYLLLALVVIITLVPALLFPQHRLPQVTGPYPVATATYSYEDKNRIEEFSNQGDKRSVNVEFWYPEQTEGTYPLLVFSHGAFGIKTSNASTFTELASHGYVVVSIDHPYHSFYTVAEDGKVVTINSEYLQEFNDANKGVYSLAEYFDLNQKWMKLRMDDMDFVMDTILEQVELKKDAVYELINTQKVGVFGHSMGGAASVALSRERDDIIAVVNIDAPFFSELEYDHVANELTAKSAPFLIPLLNIYSDDVWIQLGSSSSYIANRISNENFKDAYTVHFKGAKHLSLTDLPLYSPFLANLLHEGRKADIDKYVAIETQNELILRFFDYTLKNKGHFAPKATY; this comes from the coding sequence ATGGAGATTGTAATACTTATTGTTACGTTGGTTGTTGAATTAGCTATTGCCGTTTATTCCATTGAAACGAAGCAAAGTCGCAGCAGGATTAAGAGTTGGACGAGAATAATAATGTGTATAGGATTTGTGATGTTGATCTTAGGGGGAGTTGTTGTATGGGAGTACACTTGGGCACTATTTGCTGGCTTGCTCTTACTATTAGCGTTCAAGGGAATCGTTACACTCTTGCGCAAACAAGTATATATTCGTCCTTACAAAATGTTCTCTACGGTATGGAAATACCTTTTGTTAGCGTTGGTCGTTATCATTACTCTTGTACCTGCTTTACTTTTTCCACAGCATAGGCTGCCTCAAGTGACAGGGCCATATCCAGTGGCGACCGCCACTTACAGTTATGAGGACAAGAACCGTATCGAAGAATTCTCGAACCAGGGTGACAAGCGATCTGTTAACGTGGAATTCTGGTATCCTGAACAGACAGAAGGAACGTACCCTTTGCTTGTATTCTCACATGGAGCATTCGGTATTAAAACGAGCAACGCGTCTACCTTTACAGAGCTTGCAAGCCATGGGTATGTCGTCGTTTCAATTGACCATCCCTATCATTCTTTTTATACCGTTGCCGAGGATGGGAAGGTAGTGACGATAAATTCAGAATACCTGCAAGAATTTAACGATGCCAATAAAGGGGTTTATTCACTTGCTGAGTATTTCGATCTCAATCAGAAATGGATGAAATTGCGAATGGATGATATGGATTTTGTCATGGATACGATTCTGGAGCAGGTTGAGCTAAAAAAAGACGCTGTATATGAACTCATCAATACACAGAAAGTAGGCGTGTTCGGTCATTCGATGGGGGGAGCGGCAAGCGTAGCTCTGAGCAGGGAGCGTGATGATATTATCGCCGTAGTAAATATAGATGCTCCGTTCTTTAGCGAGCTTGAGTATGATCACGTTGCGAACGAATTAACTGCAAAATCGGCACCTTTCTTGATCCCGCTTCTTAATATTTATTCGGATGATGTGTGGATACAGCTTGGTAGCAGTTCTTCATATATTGCGAATCGTATATCTAATGAAAATTTTAAAGATGCGTACACCGTTCATTTTAAAGGTGCTAAACACTTAAGTTTAACTGATCTACCCTTATATTCTCCTTTCTTAGCAAACCTGTTACATGAAGGTAGAAAAGCAGACATTGATAAATATGTTGCGATCGAAACTCAAAATGAACTCATCCTTCGCTTTTTTGATTATACGCTTAAGAACAAAGGTCATTTTGCTCCAAAAGCAACGTATTAA
- a CDS encoding DUF3021 family protein yields the protein MKYSDLIRETIRDFLIIFASIMIIIAVLRQVYTPDASFELNSVFVIMAFSFLGALTGLILHTRHPISENAMRFRVVLHFFILEALLISLAILLNLTNSTSSILLLVLQIAAVYTIVRLLTYRTDKKEAQQINERLKTFKKEL from the coding sequence GTGAAGTATTCCGATCTTATCAGAGAAACCATCAGAGACTTCTTAATCATATTTGCTTCCATCATGATCATCATCGCTGTTCTGAGACAAGTCTATACTCCTGATGCAAGTTTCGAATTGAATTCGGTTTTTGTCATTATGGCTTTTTCTTTTCTCGGTGCTTTAACTGGACTTATTTTACATACACGGCATCCGATTAGTGAGAATGCAATGCGTTTCCGGGTGGTTTTGCATTTCTTTATTCTTGAAGCTCTTCTAATCTCTCTGGCTATCCTATTAAATCTTACTAATTCTACTTCCAGCATACTATTACTGGTTTTGCAGATTGCCGCAGTATACACGATCGTTCGTCTGCTGACCTATAGGACTGACAAGAAGGAAGCTCAACAGATTAATGAAAGACTAAAAACATTTAAGAAAGAGCTTTAG
- a CDS encoding LytTR family DNA-binding domain-containing protein yields MISIKISIEVIDHTEEEEIRIRCHEENEEVHRLVNKIKTETCIILGYHEDEISRIKLSDIYYFEAVDGKVFAYGENNVHEVKQKLYELEELYRDKHCFRASKSTILNIAKIASIHPSISGRFLALLDNGEKVIISRQYVPILKQMLGL; encoded by the coding sequence GTGATTTCGATCAAAATTTCTATTGAAGTAATAGACCATACTGAAGAAGAAGAAATCCGCATCAGGTGTCACGAAGAAAATGAAGAAGTACACAGACTCGTTAATAAAATTAAAACCGAAACGTGCATTATTCTTGGTTATCATGAGGATGAGATCAGCCGCATTAAACTTAGTGATATTTATTATTTTGAAGCTGTGGATGGAAAAGTATTCGCATATGGTGAGAACAATGTTCATGAAGTTAAACAAAAACTATATGAACTGGAGGAACTTTATAGAGATAAACATTGTTTTCGTGCTTCCAAATCAACCATTCTAAATATAGCTAAGATTGCCAGTATTCATCCGTCGATTAGCGGTCGTTTTCTAGCATTATTGGATAATGGGGAAAAGGTAATCATATCTCGTCAGTATGTGCCAATACTTAAACAAATGCTTGGATTATAA
- a CDS encoding NAD(P)/FAD-dependent oxidoreductase: MTDQLELYDVTIIGGGPAGMYTAFYSGMRDLKTKLIEAKDELGGRMLIYPEKMIWDVGGVTPILCETLIAQLSEQARTFDPTIVFGQHIIGLEKQADSTYILEAATGERHWTRTVILAIGRGILRMAKLELEGAERYEVSNLHYTVQELEPFRGKRVLISGGGNSAVDWANELVPIAAQVTVVHRRDRFGGHEKNIARMKESSAEVLTPYEVTQLYSGNGNTIERVTIAHIESGESRELEIDEVIVNHGLKSDFTGIKDWGLDMDDWNIFVSPKLETNLPGIFGAGDFANYESKLNLIAGAFTDAALALNSAKLYLDPEAPRMAYVSSHNERFKEKNKALGVSVE, from the coding sequence TTGACAGATCAGCTTGAATTATACGATGTGACAATTATCGGCGGTGGTCCTGCAGGAATGTATACTGCATTTTATAGTGGAATGCGCGATTTGAAGACGAAGTTAATCGAAGCGAAAGACGAGCTTGGCGGGCGGATGCTGATATATCCCGAGAAAATGATATGGGATGTTGGAGGGGTAACACCGATCCTATGTGAGACGTTGATAGCACAATTGTCTGAGCAGGCGAGGACGTTCGACCCAACCATTGTATTTGGTCAGCACATTATCGGTTTGGAGAAACAAGCGGATTCAACGTACATTCTGGAGGCGGCGACGGGAGAGAGGCACTGGACACGCACGGTCATTTTGGCTATTGGCCGCGGCATTCTGCGTATGGCGAAGCTAGAGCTGGAAGGGGCTGAGCGCTATGAGGTATCCAATCTGCACTATACGGTGCAGGAGCTGGAGCCATTCAGAGGAAAGCGGGTGCTTATTTCAGGTGGGGGGAATTCGGCTGTTGATTGGGCAAACGAGTTAGTTCCTATCGCTGCTCAGGTTACAGTCGTACATCGGCGCGACCGTTTCGGCGGACATGAGAAAAACATTGCTCGAATGAAAGAGTCTTCTGCCGAGGTGCTCACACCATATGAAGTCACGCAATTATACAGCGGTAATGGGAATACAATTGAACGAGTGACGATTGCACATATCGAATCAGGGGAATCACGCGAGCTGGAAATAGACGAGGTTATTGTCAACCACGGTCTAAAATCCGATTTTACAGGTATCAAGGATTGGGGACTGGACATGGATGACTGGAACATATTTGTCAGTCCGAAATTGGAGACGAACTTACCAGGCATCTTCGGGGCTGGCGACTTCGCCAATTACGAAAGTAAGCTCAACCTGATTGCTGGAGCGTTCACGGATGCAGCATTAGCGCTTAATAGCGCTAAACTGTATTTGGATCCCGAGGCGCCGAGAATGGCCTATGTATCGTCTCATAACGAGAGGTTCAAAGAAAAAAACAAGGCGCTTGGCGTATCTGTTGAATAG